In one Acipenser ruthenus chromosome 10, fAciRut3.2 maternal haplotype, whole genome shotgun sequence genomic region, the following are encoded:
- the LOC131738083 gene encoding cyclic nucleotide-binding domain-containing protein 2-like, which translates to MFQMGSRACMDVHIWGAIEQKQSAIQMEDDKFPSKLVPITYKKPDWRTEEELKQLRNAMSSVQSYRRYSNNLQLLLAKVIRHQRFGRRRVVIKKGHIGNSFYFIYSGVVAVTKDEEGSSAFVDKEPTLIRRGAGFGEVSLLKGVKRNATIVCMEETELLVVDKEDFFAKKLDEELKKEFEYRFSFYRSLDLLSSWSFQMIESMADHSKTEEFHYGRVIVKDTSDMANIIFMAKVHTVQYHTQPPGLNG; encoded by the exons ATGTTTCAGATGGGGTCCAGGGCCTGCATGGATGTTCATATCTGGGGTGCGATTGAACAAAAGCAATCAGCTATTCAAATGGAAGAC GATAAATTCCCCAGCAAATTGGTGCCGATAACATACAAGAAGCCTGACTGGAGGACAGAAGAGGAGCTGAAGCAATTGCGTAACGCTATGAGCTCTGTGCAGAGCTACCGTCGCTATAGCAACAACCTGCAGCTGCTCCTAGCCAAAGTCATCAGACACCAAAG ATTTGGAAGGAGAAGGGTGGTGATCAAGAAAGGGCACATTGGGAACAGCTTTTACTTCATCTACTCTGGAGTGGTGGCAGTAACGAAGGATGAGGAAGGGAGCAGTGCGTTTGTGGATAAGGAGCCGACTTTAATAAGAAGAGGAGCGGGATTTGGc GAGGTGTCTTTGCTTAAAGGAGTGAAAAGAAATGCCACCATTGTGTGCATGGAGGAGACAGAACTGCTGGTGGTGGACAAAGAGGACTTCTTTGCAAAGAAGCTGGATGAGGAGCTGAAGAAGGAGTTTGAGTATCGGTTCAGCTTTTACAG ATCTTTGGATCTTCTTTCTTCCTGGAGCTTCCAGATGATTGAATCGATGGCTGATCATTCCAAAACAGAGGAGTTCCATTATGGGCGGGTTATAGTCAAGGATACCAGTGACATGGCCAATATTATATTCATGGCAAAGGTACACACAGTTCAGTACCATACTCAGCCTCCAGGACTGAATGGCTGA